A window of the Gossypium hirsutum isolate 1008001.06 chromosome A05, Gossypium_hirsutum_v2.1, whole genome shotgun sequence genome harbors these coding sequences:
- the LOC107961095 gene encoding F-box/kelch-repeat protein At1g23390, protein MNKEHEEIQSESDIIRGDVLESIFCHVPLIHLVPVCHLSKSWNRALFSSLRHFNKPKPWLIVHSQTSRPPYTTAASSVAYDPRSNLWLRINHDPPVEYVSDLRSSNSTLLYMLSISKFSFSFDPLHLTWHQADPPLVWRTDPVVGILDRRHIVVAGGAWDFEDDPLSVEIYDLETRKWDTCESISAIFEHSAASMWLSIAANTKTLYAMEQASGITCSFDPISRIWLGPFDLRHDPNIYFSVIGISRDNLIMLGLLGNSENVKDIKIWELKGESFELFKEIGAMPKELVEKLKEEHASLSSIKISLTGDVLYIFNPEEPKELVVCEIDGRRRVSRWGSLKNSMVNDGGRVTERAVLTCADVSLGDLRKAMKSGKGSFSTVNNGILQ, encoded by the coding sequence ATGAACAAAGAACATGAAGAAATTCAATCTGAATCCGACATCATTCGTGGAGATGTCTTAGAATCGATTTTCTGTCATGTTCCGCTTATCCATCTGGTTCCTGTTTGCCACCTTTCCAAATCATGGAACCGCGCCCTCTTCTCCTCTCTCCGCCACTTCAACAAGCCCAAACCATGGCTCATTGTCCACTCTCAGACCTCACGCCCTCCTTACACCACCGCCGCCTCCTCCGTCGCTTACGACCCGCGCTCCAACCTTTGGCTCCGAATCAACCACGACCCACCCGTCGAATACGTCTCGGATCTCCGTTCATCCAACTCCACGCTGCTTTACATGTTGTCTATCTCGAAATTCTCCTTCTCTTTCGACCCTCTCCATTTGACTTGGCACCAAGCTGACCCACCCCTCGTGTGGCGGACGGACCCCGTTGTCGGTATTCTGGACCGCCGTCACATCGTCGTCGCTGGCGGCGCCTGGGATTTCGAAGATGATCCACTCTCAGTGGAAATCTACGACCTCGAAACTCGCAAATGGGACACCTGTGAGTCAATATCGGCAATCTTCGAACACTCTGCAGCTTCCATGTGGCTCTCTATCGCCGCCAATACAAAAACATTATATGCTATGGAACAAGCTTCAGGCATTACGTGTTCCTTTGACCCGATATCCAGGATCTGGTTGGGTCCGTTCGATCTCCGACATGATCCGAACATTTACTTTTCGGTTATTGGAATATCCAGGGACAACTTGATCATGTTGGGGTTACTCGGAAATTCCGAGAATGTTAAAGACATCAAAATCTGGGAACTAAAGGGTGAATCATTTGAGTTATTTAAGGAAATCGGAGCGATGCCAAAAGAGTTAGTGGAAAAGCTGAAAGAGGAACATGCAAGTTTAAGCtcaataaaaataagtttaacgGGTGATGTTTTATACATATTCAACCCCGAAGAGCCAAAGGAATTGGTGGTTTGTGAGATTGACGGCCGCCGAAGGGTTTCCCGGTGGGGAAGTTTGAAGAACTCGATGGTGAATGACGGGGGTAG